One window from the genome of Paracoccus marcusii encodes:
- the glf gene encoding UDP-galactopyranose mutase codes for MRILLVGAGLSGAVIGRELAEAGHDCRIIDARPHIAGNCHTERDADTGVMMHVYGPHIFHTDDEGVWDYVNRFARFMPFQNRVKTTAQGRVYSLPVNLLTINQFFGTTLRPEEARAFIDSKADTTITDPQSFEEQALRFVGPELYEAFFKGYTEKQWGCSPTELPASILKRLPVRFNYDDNYFFHRFQGMPQDGYTAMVAAILDHPRITVELGTEYSAEMAAEADHVFWSGPLDGYFDYRLGRLGYRTLDFERFSHDGDYQGCAVMNYGDRDVPYTRITEHKHFSPWESHQGSVCYREYSRAAEPGDTPYYPIRLVEEKSLLEQYVDLAHDTPGVTFVGRLGTYRYLDMDVTIREALDTANQFNTHQGQGRPMPAMVGF; via the coding sequence ATGAGAATTCTTCTGGTGGGTGCGGGACTGTCCGGTGCCGTGATCGGGCGGGAGCTGGCCGAGGCCGGGCATGACTGCCGCATCATCGACGCGCGCCCCCATATCGCCGGCAACTGCCATACCGAACGCGATGCTGACACCGGCGTCATGATGCATGTCTATGGCCCGCACATCTTCCATACCGACGACGAGGGCGTGTGGGATTACGTCAACCGCTTCGCGCGCTTCATGCCGTTCCAGAACCGGGTCAAGACGACCGCGCAGGGCCGGGTCTATTCGCTGCCGGTGAACCTGCTGACGATCAACCAGTTCTTCGGCACCACCCTGCGCCCCGAGGAGGCGCGCGCCTTCATCGACTCCAAGGCCGACACGACCATCACCGATCCGCAGAGCTTCGAGGAGCAGGCCCTGCGGTTCGTGGGCCCGGAACTCTACGAGGCCTTCTTCAAGGGCTACACCGAAAAGCAGTGGGGCTGTTCGCCGACCGAACTGCCGGCGTCGATCCTCAAGCGGCTGCCGGTGCGGTTCAACTATGACGACAACTACTTCTTCCACCGTTTCCAGGGGATGCCGCAGGACGGCTATACCGCGATGGTTGCGGCCATCCTGGACCATCCGCGGATCACGGTAGAACTGGGCACCGAATACAGCGCCGAGATGGCGGCAGAGGCCGATCACGTCTTCTGGTCGGGGCCGCTGGACGGATACTTCGACTACCGCTTGGGTCGCCTTGGCTATCGGACGCTGGATTTCGAACGCTTCAGCCATGACGGCGACTATCAGGGCTGTGCGGTGATGAACTACGGCGACCGCGACGTGCCCTATACCCGCATCACCGAGCACAAGCACTTCAGTCCCTGGGAGAGCCACCAGGGGTCCGTCTGCTATCGCGAATACTCCCGCGCGGCAGAGCCGGGCGACACGCCCTATTACCCGATCCGCCTGGTCGAGGAGAAATCCCTGCTGGAGCAGTATGTCGACCTGGCCCACGACACCCCCGGCGTGACCTTCGTGGGCCGCCTCGGCACGTATCGCTATCTGGACATGGACGTGACGATCAGAGAGGCGCTAGACACGGCAAATCAGTTCAACACGCATCAAGGCCAAGGCCGGCCAATGCCCGCAATGGTCGGATTCTGA
- a CDS encoding CatB-related O-acetyltransferase yields MHRIKLNPRIRHLMDDSNIHPNLGWDSIKAIAFDNTLQVSVWSRHSKPGPNVVALSSLGYMSYTNSPAVRIKTGAYCSIAPGSAVMGDAHPIDRVTTHPLTYGKFYQEAARKLGAVSMNMVSPFQGRPAPVILGDDVWIGGNVTFAGGVRIGTGAVVAARSVVTKDIPPYAIAGGVPARILRYRFPDDVITALQETRWWDYQLNDIAQFDFNDPMTFCATFMEKRDTIAPRRDKYVTAAELLALA; encoded by the coding sequence ATGCATCGTATCAAGCTGAACCCGCGCATCCGACACCTTATGGACGATTCCAACATTCACCCCAATCTGGGGTGGGACAGCATCAAGGCAATCGCGTTCGACAACACGCTGCAGGTATCGGTGTGGTCGCGTCACTCAAAACCGGGACCGAACGTAGTCGCCCTGTCTTCCCTAGGATACATGAGTTACACGAACTCTCCTGCCGTACGCATTAAAACCGGTGCGTATTGCTCGATCGCGCCGGGATCGGCCGTCATGGGGGATGCCCACCCCATCGATCGCGTGACGACACACCCGCTAACCTATGGAAAATTCTATCAGGAAGCTGCCCGAAAGCTTGGTGCGGTATCCATGAACATGGTGTCACCCTTTCAAGGCAGACCGGCACCGGTGATACTTGGCGACGACGTGTGGATCGGTGGAAACGTCACCTTCGCTGGTGGGGTCAGGATCGGTACGGGCGCCGTTGTGGCAGCGAGAAGCGTGGTCACCAAGGATATACCGCCCTATGCCATCGCCGGCGGCGTGCCCGCGCGCATCCTGAGATACCGGTTCCCGGATGATGTAATCACAGCCCTGCAGGAAACGCGCTGGTGGGATTACCAGCTAAATGACATCGCGCAGTTCGATTTCAACGATCCTATGACGTTTTGCGCCACGTTTATGGAAAAGCGGGACACCATCGCGCCGCGTCGGGACAAGTACGTAACGGCAGCGGAACTGCTTGCATTGGCCTGA
- a CDS encoding NAD-dependent epimerase/dehydratase family protein, with amino-acid sequence MNRTLVIGGCGFIGSHIVDALVARGHNVRVLDMKPEAFRPPLPGVEYVKGSFSSEDVLKVALRDVDSVIHSASTTVPATSNLNPCADIEGNLIATVRLLHAMRARNIHKLVFLSSGGTVYGVPQCEEVPESHPLQPISSYGIVKVAIENYLHMERKLHGLDFVALRASNPYGPRQGHAGLQGIIGTYLWKIARGEQIEVWGDGSVIRDFIDVRDLAALSAIALESPINGCFNAGSGEGASVKRIVELTAQITGRDLSPLYRPGRGFDVPRIILDIARIRKAVGWNPTIPLEQGMRDSWDWICQQQQVSAVA; translated from the coding sequence ATGAACCGAACCCTAGTGATCGGCGGCTGCGGCTTCATCGGATCTCATATCGTCGACGCGCTTGTCGCACGCGGACACAACGTCCGTGTGCTGGACATGAAACCTGAAGCCTTCCGCCCCCCCCTGCCCGGGGTGGAATACGTCAAGGGCAGCTTCTCATCCGAGGATGTCCTGAAGGTTGCCCTGCGCGATGTCGATTCAGTGATCCACAGCGCCAGCACGACGGTGCCCGCGACCTCCAACCTGAACCCTTGCGCCGACATCGAGGGCAACCTGATCGCGACCGTCCGGCTGCTGCACGCGATGCGGGCCCGCAACATCCACAAGCTGGTGTTCCTGTCGTCGGGCGGCACCGTCTATGGCGTGCCCCAGTGCGAGGAGGTGCCCGAAAGCCACCCCCTGCAGCCGATCAGCTCCTACGGGATCGTCAAGGTCGCCATCGAGAACTATCTGCACATGGAGCGCAAACTGCATGGGCTGGATTTCGTCGCCTTGCGGGCCTCGAATCCCTATGGCCCGCGCCAGGGTCATGCCGGCCTGCAGGGCATCATCGGCACCTATCTGTGGAAGATCGCCCGCGGCGAACAGATCGAGGTATGGGGCGACGGCAGCGTCATCCGCGACTTCATCGACGTCCGCGACCTTGCGGCGCTGTCGGCGATCGCCCTGGAATCGCCGATCAACGGTTGCTTCAATGCCGGTTCGGGCGAAGGCGCGTCGGTCAAGCGCATCGTCGAGCTGACGGCACAGATCACCGGGCGGGATCTGTCGCCGCTCTATCGACCCGGCCGCGGCTTCGACGTGCCCAGGATCATCCTGGACATCGCGCGCATTCGAAAGGCGGTCGGATGGAACCCCACCATCCCGCTGGAGCAGGGCATGCGCGACAGCTGGGACTGGATCTGTCAGCAGCAGCAGGTTTCAGCCGTCGCCTAG